A genome region from Arachis duranensis cultivar V14167 chromosome 6, aradu.V14167.gnm2.J7QH, whole genome shotgun sequence includes the following:
- the LOC107493728 gene encoding uncharacterized protein LOC107493728, with product MEAKVPKDFKATDMTPYDGTSDPSHHLSIFRSRMYLTDASDAIHCKAFPTTLTKTATKWFNTLPPRSITSFDDLAKMFLARFSIQKDKAKQTLSLLGIKQGDWESLRSYMERFNKVCLDIQSLPTEAAIMGLINGL from the coding sequence ATGGAAGCCAAAGTCCCAAAAGACTTCAAAGCTACCGACATGACTCCGTACGacggcacatcagatccaagccatcaCCTCAGCattttcagaagtagaatgtatctcaccgacgcCTCAGACGCTATTCAttgcaaagccttcccaactACCTTAACAAAGACAGCAACTAAGTGGTTCAATACCTTGCCTCCCAGATCCATCACAAGTTTTGATGACTTAGCCAAAATGTTTCTTGCtagattctccattcagaaggacaaagccaaacagaCTCTGAGCctattaggaatcaagcaaggagattgGGAGAGTCTTCGTAGCTACATGGAGAGGTTCAACAAAGtatgcctggacatacaaagcCTACCAACGGAAGCCGCCattatgggtctcatcaatggcctgtga